TGGCAACCCGCAAATCGCAACAGTGCTGGCCGACTGGCAGAATAAGATCCACGTGATTCCGACCACTCCCAGCGTGTCCGTTTTTAAGCCGATACCGAGGCCGTCAGCTCGAGACGTACCGGTGATTGGATGGATCGGAACGTCGGGTAACGTGGCGTACCTTGCAGTGGTAGCGGAAGCATTGAGGGAACTGTCGAGGCGATGTTCGTTTGAATTGCGGTTGATCGCGCCAGACTTAGACGCTCTGAAGGATATCGATCTGGCCGGCGTTCAGGTTCGTCATCTGCCCTGGGATGGCGACAGAGAGGCCATTCACGTCGCCGATTTCGACATCGGTATTATGCCGCTGTTCGCCGAACAGGAATGGGACCGCTACAAATGCCCGACCAAGCTTACGCAATACATGGCCTGTGGCCTGCCCGCCGTGGTGTCACCCGTCGGTTTCACAGCGGATGTGCTGGAAAACGAAGTGACCGGCTTTCATGCTTCCACAACGGAGGAATGGGTGTCGACCCTGCAGCGGCTTCTGCAATCTGAGCAACTGCGCCGCGAAATGGGAACAAAAGCCAGACAGCGAGCGGAACAGGTCTATTCTGTCGAAGCAAACGCGTCTCGACTGTTGGCGGCCATCAGAAATGTCGTCTCCGATCAGTAATTCGGGTTTTGACGGCGTGTCAAATCGCGGGTATCATTTCATTGTTCAAATGGAAACCACCCGTGGTTCCGTTCTGTTGGTTTTAGCGGTGCAAGGCAAAAAGATGAGATCTCTAGTTGCGTGTCTGGTTGCCCTTTCTCTCGTCACTGGCGGGCTGTCAGGAAGCTCAGAAGCGGCACTCAAATCGACGACCGTGCCTCGATTCGACGCGGCCGTCGCCAGGGGAATCGCCTTTCTGACGACAAACCGAGATAAGATTGCCGAGCGAGAAACGGCATTGGTCGCCTACGCCCTGATGAAAGC
This DNA window, taken from Fuerstiella marisgermanici, encodes the following:
- a CDS encoding glycosyltransferase → MRVLFLTSGHRTPSTRFRILPYIQYLQDHGIHCRVASSFPQKYDYLPWMGFRPSQKLKRLTRWLHLLEAKLRSFDVLYLEREIFDDDSVEMEQRFRECVPKLIYDLDDALFLRRPEKVETLTRMSDLVVAGNPQIATVLADWQNKIHVIPTTPSVSVFKPIPRPSARDVPVIGWIGTSGNVAYLAVVAEALRELSRRCSFELRLIAPDLDALKDIDLAGVQVRHLPWDGDREAIHVADFDIGIMPLFAEQEWDRYKCPTKLTQYMACGLPAVVSPVGFTADVLENEVTGFHASTTEEWVSTLQRLLQSEQLRREMGTKARQRAEQVYSVEANASRLLAAIRNVVSDQ